Proteins encoded by one window of Micromonospora coxensis:
- a CDS encoding NUDIX hydrolase: protein MADYPPFAVTVDLVVLTVRADALHLLLVRRGVPPYEGCWALPGGFVGIDEDLPDAAVRELAEETGLPEPAGHLEQLGTYGRPDRDPRGRVVTVAWLALLPDLPTPVAGSDAASADWVPVSRLAAGRLAFDHDRIVADGLERARAKLEYTPLATAFCPAEFTVAQLRAVYETVWDTRLDPRNFHRKVTGTPGFVEPVGRSTEGERGRPAQLFRRGPATLLHPPMLRPDR from the coding sequence GTGGCCGACTACCCGCCCTTCGCCGTGACCGTCGACCTGGTGGTGCTGACCGTCCGGGCCGACGCGCTGCACCTGCTGCTCGTCCGCCGGGGCGTGCCGCCGTACGAGGGGTGCTGGGCGCTGCCCGGTGGCTTCGTCGGCATCGACGAGGACCTGCCCGACGCCGCCGTACGCGAGTTGGCCGAGGAGACCGGGCTACCCGAGCCGGCCGGGCACCTGGAGCAGCTCGGCACGTACGGCCGGCCGGACCGGGACCCGCGCGGCCGGGTGGTGACCGTGGCCTGGCTGGCCCTGCTGCCCGACCTGCCCACCCCGGTGGCCGGCTCCGACGCCGCCTCGGCCGACTGGGTGCCGGTCTCCCGGCTCGCCGCCGGCCGGCTCGCCTTCGACCACGACCGGATCGTCGCCGACGGCCTCGAACGGGCCCGGGCGAAGCTGGAGTACACCCCGCTGGCCACCGCGTTCTGCCCGGCCGAGTTCACCGTCGCGCAGCTGCGCGCGGTCTACGAGACGGTCTGGGACACCCGCCTCGACCCCCGCAACTTCCACCGCAAGGTCACCGGCACCCCCGGCTTCGTCGAACCGGTCGGCCGCTCCACCGAGGGCGAGCGGGGCCGGCCGGCCCAGCTCTTCCGCCGCGGCCCCGCCACCCTCCTGCATCCCCCGATGCTCCGCCCCGACCGCTGA
- a CDS encoding alpha-ketoacid dehydrogenase subunit beta codes for MATETLTLGKALNTGLRKALENDPKVVIMGEDVGKLGGVFRITDGLQKDFGDQRVIDTPLAESGIIGTAVGLAIRGYRPVCEIQFDGFVYPAYDQIVSQVAKMHYRSQGKVKIPMVIRIPFGGGIGAVEHHSESPEAYFAHTAGLKVVSCASPQDAYSMIQQAIASDDPIVFLEPKRRYWEKGPVELDAPLDAAYPLHSARVARAGTDATVLAYGPMVRTCLDAATAAAEDGRELEVIDLRTLSPLDLTAAYESVKRTGRCVVVHEAPGNLGLGSEIAARITEECFYSLESPVLRVTGFDTPYPASRVEEEYLPDLDRVLDAVDRTFGW; via the coding sequence ATGGCCACGGAGACGCTCACCCTCGGCAAGGCCCTCAACACCGGTCTGCGCAAGGCCCTGGAGAACGACCCGAAGGTCGTCATCATGGGCGAGGACGTCGGCAAGCTCGGCGGCGTCTTCCGGATCACCGACGGGCTCCAGAAGGACTTCGGCGACCAGCGGGTGATCGACACCCCGCTGGCCGAGTCCGGCATCATCGGCACCGCGGTCGGCCTCGCCATCCGTGGCTACCGCCCGGTCTGCGAGATCCAGTTCGACGGCTTCGTCTACCCCGCGTACGACCAGATCGTGTCGCAGGTGGCGAAGATGCACTACCGCTCGCAGGGCAAGGTCAAGATCCCGATGGTCATCCGGATCCCCTTCGGCGGCGGCATCGGCGCGGTCGAGCACCACTCGGAGTCGCCGGAGGCGTACTTCGCCCACACCGCCGGCCTGAAGGTGGTGTCCTGCGCCAGCCCGCAGGACGCGTACTCGATGATCCAGCAGGCCATCGCCTCGGACGACCCGATCGTCTTCCTGGAGCCGAAGCGGCGCTACTGGGAGAAGGGCCCGGTCGAGCTGGACGCCCCGCTCGACGCGGCGTACCCGCTGCACTCGGCCCGGGTGGCCCGCGCCGGCACCGACGCCACCGTGCTGGCGTACGGGCCGATGGTGCGCACCTGCCTGGACGCGGCGACCGCCGCCGCCGAGGACGGCCGGGAGCTGGAGGTCATCGACCTGCGCACGCTCTCCCCGCTGGACCTGACCGCCGCGTACGAGTCGGTGAAGCGCACCGGCCGCTGCGTGGTCGTCCACGAGGCCCCGGGCAACCTGGGCCTGGGCTCGGAGATCGCCGCCCGGATCACCGAGGAGTGCTTCTACTCCCTGGAGTCCCCGGTGCTGCGCGTCACCGGCTTCGACACCCCCTACCCGGCCTCCCGGGTGGAGGAGGAGTACCTGCCCGACCTCGACCGGGTGCTCGACGCTGTCGACCGCACCTTCGGCTGGTGA
- a CDS encoding phosphatase PAP2 family protein, whose amino-acid sequence MVVVPPGPATRLARLVTELTAPAVLVSVLTLVVGWQAASGAHGLAWGLLATLFASGIPFAYILGGVRRGRLTDHHVGVREQRRVPLLFGLASAAAGLALLAALGAPRPVLALVAAGVVGLVVAVAVSHWWKMSIHTAVAAGAVVVLALTFGPRLLAVAPLPVLAGWSRVRLRAHTVPQVVVGGVVGAAVAGLVFAALR is encoded by the coding sequence GTGGTCGTCGTACCGCCCGGACCGGCGACCCGGCTGGCCCGGCTGGTCACCGAGCTGACCGCCCCGGCCGTGCTGGTGAGCGTGCTGACCCTGGTGGTCGGCTGGCAGGCCGCCAGCGGGGCGCACGGGCTGGCCTGGGGGCTGCTCGCCACCCTCTTCGCCAGCGGCATCCCGTTCGCGTACATCCTCGGCGGGGTGCGGCGCGGGCGGCTCACCGACCACCACGTGGGGGTACGCGAGCAGCGCCGGGTACCCCTGCTCTTCGGTCTGGCCTCGGCGGCGGCCGGCCTGGCGCTGCTCGCGGCGCTCGGCGCGCCGCGTCCGGTCCTGGCCCTGGTCGCGGCCGGGGTGGTCGGCCTGGTGGTGGCGGTGGCCGTCAGTCACTGGTGGAAGATGTCGATCCACACGGCGGTGGCCGCCGGCGCGGTGGTGGTGCTGGCGCTCACCTTCGGTCCCCGGCTGCTGGCCGTCGCGCCGCTGCCCGTCCTGGCCGGCTGGTCCCGGGTACGGCTGCGCGCCCACACGGTGCCGCAGGTGGTGGTGGGTGGGGTGGTCGGCGCGGCCGTGGCCGGTCTGGTCTTCGCCGCCCTGCGCTGA
- a CDS encoding SPFH domain-containing protein, which produces MADVTKRLFLRHLRGTPTTWVRLTVGGRVRREGVGLSFWYRPLHAVLSEVPVDDRELPLLFHARTGDFADITVQATVTYRVADPALAAGRLDFSVDPRTGRARSRPLDQVATLLAELAQQPALDLLARVPLAEALTTIAPVREAVSAALRDEPRLADVGVAVVSARVVAVRPEPELERALQTPTREAVQVQADRATYARRAQAVEQERSIAENELQNKIELARREQQLVEQHGANTRRRAELDAAAELATAHGKAEREKVADAAAAERARVLATAEAEKERLLAAGAADKERALAAAKADTVRAVGAAEAEAEAAKLAAYAALPPEVLRALTVRELAGRLPQIGQLTVTPDMLSDLLGRLTGPAPAADR; this is translated from the coding sequence ATGGCCGACGTGACGAAGCGACTCTTCCTGCGCCACCTGCGCGGCACCCCGACCACCTGGGTGCGGCTGACGGTGGGCGGCCGGGTCCGCCGGGAGGGCGTCGGGCTCTCCTTCTGGTACCGCCCGCTGCACGCCGTCCTCAGCGAGGTGCCGGTCGACGACCGGGAGCTGCCGCTGCTGTTCCACGCCCGCACCGGCGACTTCGCCGACATCACCGTCCAGGCCACCGTCACGTACCGGGTGGCCGATCCGGCGCTGGCCGCCGGCCGGCTCGACTTCTCCGTCGACCCGCGCACCGGGCGGGCCCGGTCCCGCCCCCTCGACCAGGTCGCCACGCTCCTCGCCGAACTGGCCCAGCAGCCCGCCCTCGACCTGCTCGCCCGGGTACCGCTGGCCGAGGCGCTGACCACCATCGCGCCGGTCCGCGAGGCGGTCTCCGCCGCGCTGCGCGACGAACCCCGCCTCGCCGACGTCGGGGTGGCCGTGGTCAGCGCCCGGGTGGTGGCCGTCCGCCCCGAGCCCGAGCTGGAACGGGCGCTCCAGACGCCCACCCGGGAGGCGGTGCAGGTGCAGGCCGACCGGGCCACCTACGCCCGGCGTGCCCAGGCGGTCGAGCAGGAGCGCTCCATCGCCGAGAACGAACTCCAGAACAAGATCGAGCTGGCCCGCCGCGAGCAGCAGCTCGTCGAGCAGCACGGCGCGAACACCCGCCGCCGGGCCGAGCTGGACGCCGCCGCCGAACTGGCCACCGCGCACGGCAAGGCCGAACGCGAGAAGGTCGCCGACGCGGCCGCCGCCGAGCGGGCCCGGGTCCTGGCCACCGCCGAGGCCGAGAAGGAGCGCCTGCTCGCCGCCGGCGCCGCCGACAAGGAGCGGGCGCTGGCCGCCGCCAAGGCCGACACCGTACGGGCCGTCGGCGCCGCCGAGGCCGAGGCGGAGGCGGCGAAGCTGGCCGCGTACGCCGCACTGCCACCGGAGGTGCTGCGCGCGCTGACCGTCCGGGAGCTGGCCGGCCGGCTCCCGCAGATCGGGCAGCTCACGGTGACCCCCGACATGCTCTCCGACCTGCTCGGCCGGCTCACCGGCCCGGCCCCGGCGGCCGACCGGTGA
- a CDS encoding dihydrolipoamide acetyltransferase family protein, which translates to MSRIKEFNLPDLGEGLTEGEILAWLVKVGDVIELNQPIVEVETAKAAVEIPAKWAGQVRAIFHPEGSTVEVGTPIISIDTDPGAGPIEESTTGAPAAALPAPSAASLAAVEVAPAEGAVEPGLIGGPAPGGRTAVLVGYGPRTTAAKRRPRKGGVPAQASAPAAPVVRAPAAPPAPPAPPAPVAPVLAPSNGNGRVGGPVLAKPPVRKLAKDLGVDLGTLTGSGPLGSITREDVQRAAAAPAAAEPSTVTAPATAAASFGADREQRIPVKGVRKLTAENMSRSAFTAPHVTEFLTVDVTRAMKALDRLRGRREWRDVRVSPLLLVAKAVLLAVKRHPMVNSTWAGDEIVVKDYVNLGIAAATERGLIVPNIKDAGRLSLRELADAMTDLVQTAKTGKTSPADMSGGTLTITNVGVFGVDTGTPILPPGESAILAFGAVREMPWVHKGKVKPRQVTTLGLSFDHRIIDGELGSKFLRDIGDFLSDPEAALLAWT; encoded by the coding sequence ATGTCGCGGATCAAGGAGTTCAACCTCCCCGACCTGGGCGAGGGCCTGACCGAGGGCGAGATCCTCGCCTGGCTGGTCAAGGTCGGTGACGTCATCGAGCTGAACCAGCCGATCGTCGAGGTGGAGACGGCCAAGGCGGCCGTCGAGATCCCGGCGAAGTGGGCCGGCCAGGTCCGGGCGATCTTCCACCCGGAGGGGAGCACGGTCGAGGTCGGCACGCCGATCATCTCGATCGACACCGACCCGGGCGCCGGCCCGATCGAGGAGTCGACGACCGGTGCGCCGGCCGCCGCCCTGCCGGCCCCGTCGGCGGCCTCGCTGGCCGCGGTCGAGGTGGCCCCGGCCGAGGGCGCGGTCGAGCCCGGCCTGATCGGCGGTCCCGCCCCGGGTGGGCGTACCGCCGTGCTTGTCGGTTACGGCCCGCGCACCACGGCGGCCAAGCGGCGTCCGCGCAAGGGCGGCGTCCCGGCCCAGGCGTCGGCCCCGGCCGCCCCGGTGGTCCGGGCCCCGGCCGCGCCGCCGGCCCCGCCGGCCCCGCCGGCTCCGGTCGCGCCGGTGCTCGCCCCGTCGAACGGCAACGGCCGCGTCGGTGGGCCGGTGCTGGCCAAGCCGCCGGTGCGCAAGCTCGCCAAGGACCTCGGCGTCGACCTGGGCACGCTGACCGGGTCGGGCCCGTTGGGCTCGATCACCCGGGAGGACGTACAGCGGGCGGCGGCGGCCCCGGCGGCGGCCGAGCCGTCGACGGTCACCGCGCCGGCCACGGCCGCCGCGAGCTTCGGCGCGGACCGCGAGCAGCGCATCCCGGTCAAGGGGGTACGCAAGCTCACCGCCGAGAACATGTCCCGCTCGGCGTTCACCGCCCCGCACGTGACGGAGTTCCTGACCGTCGACGTGACCCGGGCGATGAAGGCCCTGGACCGGCTGCGCGGCCGGCGGGAGTGGCGTGACGTACGGGTCTCGCCGCTGCTGCTGGTCGCCAAGGCGGTGCTGCTCGCGGTCAAGCGCCACCCGATGGTCAACTCGACCTGGGCCGGCGACGAGATCGTGGTGAAGGACTACGTCAACCTCGGCATCGCGGCGGCCACCGAGCGCGGTCTGATCGTGCCGAACATCAAGGACGCCGGCCGGCTCTCGCTGCGCGAGCTGGCGGACGCGATGACCGACCTGGTGCAGACGGCCAAGACGGGGAAGACCTCGCCGGCCGACATGTCGGGCGGCACGCTGACGATCACCAACGTCGGCGTGTTCGGGGTGGACACCGGTACGCCGATCCTGCCCCCGGGCGAGTCGGCGATCCTCGCCTTCGGCGCGGTCCGGGAGATGCCGTGGGTCCACAAGGGCAAGGTGAAGCCGCGCCAGGTGACCACGCTCGGTCTCTCCTTCGACCACCGGATCATCGACGGTGAGCTGGGTTCGAAGTTCCTGCGCGACATCGGGGACTTCCTGTCCGACCCGGAGGCGGCGCTGCTCGCCTGGACCTGA
- the pdhA gene encoding pyruvate dehydrogenase (acetyl-transferring) E1 component subunit alpha codes for MAKGDPGVTTRGRRAAPRSKRAAAADGPELVQLLTADGERIESATGPDGTEYRVDFTDEEYRGLYRDLVLVRKLDAEATALQRQGELGLWASLLGQEAAQVGSGRALRTQDMAFPTYREHGVLYCRGIDPIMPLGLFRGVDQGGWDPNEFKFNMYTIVIGAQTLHATGYAMGVSMDGKTGTEDGEAVIAYFGDGATSQGDVNEAFVWASVFNAPLVFFCQNNQYAISEPLERQTRVPLYQRAGGFGFPGVRVDGNDVLASYAVTRHALDNARLGQGPSLIEAYTYRMGAHTTSDDPTRYRIASEVEAWQAKDPIARMKAFLEKQQIADADFFAAVDEQARAESVHLRERVLEMPNPEPVSMFDHVYPHGSPELDEQRAQFTKYMESFEGSAH; via the coding sequence ATGGCAAAGGGCGACCCCGGGGTCACCACCCGCGGCCGGCGGGCCGCACCCCGCTCCAAGCGAGCCGCTGCGGCCGACGGGCCGGAACTCGTACAACTGCTCACCGCGGACGGTGAGCGGATCGAGAGCGCGACCGGTCCGGACGGGACCGAGTACCGCGTCGACTTCACCGACGAGGAGTACCGCGGGCTGTACCGCGACCTCGTCCTGGTCCGCAAGCTCGACGCCGAGGCCACCGCGCTCCAGCGGCAGGGCGAGCTGGGCCTCTGGGCCAGCCTGCTCGGCCAGGAGGCCGCACAGGTCGGTTCCGGGCGGGCGCTGCGCACCCAGGACATGGCCTTCCCGACCTACCGGGAGCACGGCGTCCTCTACTGCCGGGGCATCGACCCGATCATGCCGCTCGGCCTGTTCCGCGGCGTCGACCAGGGCGGCTGGGACCCGAACGAGTTCAAGTTCAACATGTACACGATCGTGATCGGGGCGCAGACCCTGCACGCGACCGGGTACGCCATGGGCGTCAGCATGGACGGCAAGACCGGCACCGAGGACGGCGAGGCGGTGATCGCCTACTTCGGCGACGGCGCCACCAGCCAGGGCGACGTCAACGAGGCGTTCGTCTGGGCCAGCGTCTTCAACGCCCCGCTGGTGTTCTTCTGCCAGAACAACCAGTACGCCATCTCCGAGCCGCTGGAGCGGCAGACCCGGGTCCCGCTGTACCAGCGCGCCGGCGGCTTCGGCTTCCCCGGCGTCCGGGTGGACGGCAACGACGTGCTCGCGTCGTACGCGGTGACCCGGCACGCGCTGGACAACGCCCGGCTCGGCCAGGGCCCCAGCCTGATCGAGGCGTACACCTACCGGATGGGGGCGCACACCACCTCCGACGACCCGACCCGCTACCGGATCGCCAGCGAGGTCGAGGCCTGGCAGGCCAAGGACCCGATCGCCCGGATGAAGGCGTTCCTGGAGAAGCAGCAGATCGCCGACGCGGACTTCTTCGCCGCCGTCGACGAGCAGGCCCGCGCCGAGTCGGTGCACCTGCGCGAGCGGGTGCTCGAGATGCCCAACCCGGAGCCGGTGTCGATGTTCGACCACGTCTACCCGCACGGGTCCCCGGAGCTCGACGAGCAGCGGGCGCAGTTCACGAAGTACATGGAGTCGTTCGAGGGGAGCGCGCACTGA